Below is a window of Buchnera aphidicola str. Ak (Acyrthosiphon kondoi) DNA.
GGTGATGAAGCGCTAAAAAAATATACTATATTATTTGATAAATATGATTTAAATGTATTTCAAATTCCTAAAAAGCAAATTTTTTCATCCTCATCTTTCTTAAATAAAGATTTAAAAAATTCAATTGAAATTGCAAAAAAAAATATTACACTTTTCCATGAAGCTCAAATTTCATCAACAATAGATATTGAAACAGAAATTGGAGTTCGTTGCCAGCAAATTAATTTGCCTTTGAATCGCATAGGAATTTACATTCCTGGTGGAACAGCACCTCTATTTTCTACTGTATTAATGTTAGCAATACCTGCTAAAATTGCTGGTTGTAAAGAAATTGTTCTTTGTTCTCCTCCTCCAGTTAGCAATGAAATTCTTTATACAGCTCATGTTTGTGGAATTGATAATATTTTTCAAGTTGGAGGAGCTCAAGCTATAGCAGCTCTTTCCTTCGGTACAGAAACTATTCCTAAAGTAGATAAGATTTTTGGTCCTGGTAATGCTTATGTTACAGAAGCGAAATTACAAGTTAGTTCTAGTTTTAATGGAACGGCAATAGACATGTTAGCAGGACCTTCAGAATTGTTGATTATTGCAGATGATACTGCTAATCCAGATTTTATAGCTGCTGATCTATTATCACAAGCTGAACATGGAATGTCTTCTCAAGTGATTTTATTAACACCGTATATTGAACTAGCACAAAAAGTAATTTTTTCACTTAATATACAATTAAATAAGTTATCTAGATTATCAGAAATGTTAACGGCATTAAAAAATAGTACAATCATTATTACTAAAAATTTATCAGAGTGCATTAAAATATCTAATATGTATGCACCTGAACATTTAATTATTCAAACAAAATCGCCCAGGGAAGTACTTAATTATATCTCGAATGCTAGTTCTATTTTTTTAGGTCTATGGTCGCCTGAATCTGCAGGTGATTATGCATCTGGAACAAATCATGTTTTACCGACATACGGAAAATCTATTGCCAATTCTTCTTTAGGATTAGCTGATTTTCAAAAACGTATATTGGTTCAAGAATTAACAACTCAAGGATTGATTACATTATCTAATACCCTTGAAATTTTATCTTCTGCAGAAAAACTTGAAGCACATAAGAATGCTGTAAGAATTCGAGTAGATTTTTTAAAGGAGAAAATATGATAGATAATATTATAAAATTAGCTAGAAATAATATAAAAAACTTAATACCTTATCAATCAGCAAGACGTATTGGAGGTGAAAATGGCAATTTATTATTAAATGCTAATGAATCACCCGTATCTGTTTTATTCAAATCAAAAAAAAAAATATTTAATCGTTATCCAGAATGTCAACCAAATAATTTAATATCTTCTTATGCGAATTATGTTGGTTTGCTTTGTAATCAAGTCTTAGTTACAAGAGGTGCTGATGAAGGGATTGAATTATTGATTAAAGCTTTTTGTGAACCGGGAAA
It encodes the following:
- the hisD gene encoding histidinol dehydrogenase; the protein is MKYFKNMIYWDKINSTEQKKIISRPFLKNNNFIKKIVTEIIENVKNLGDEALKKYTILFDKYDLNVFQIPKKQIFSSSSFLNKDLKNSIEIAKKNITLFHEAQISSTIDIETEIGVRCQQINLPLNRIGIYIPGGTAPLFSTVLMLAIPAKIAGCKEIVLCSPPPVSNEILYTAHVCGIDNIFQVGGAQAIAALSFGTETIPKVDKIFGPGNAYVTEAKLQVSSSFNGTAIDMLAGPSELLIIADDTANPDFIAADLLSQAEHGMSSQVILLTPYIELAQKVIFSLNIQLNKLSRLSEMLTALKNSTIIITKNLSECIKISNMYAPEHLIIQTKSPREVLNYISNASSIFLGLWSPESAGDYASGTNHVLPTYGKSIANSSLGLADFQKRILVQELTTQGLITLSNTLEILSSAEKLEAHKNAVRIRVDFLKEKI